A window of Leptotrichia wadei contains these coding sequences:
- a CDS encoding peptidase has protein sequence MKLNCKKKLYFEMMVLFLAGMAFSTISVAKTMNKSKISKSILADNAIVNVKSYGFVDLEGAKTSAIIVEYNQNIKADSVDKSDYEIIDYAIYSEKKDGFEKTVEIDRDGTKGNEGQITRVYVNNKPEISKNGGTKEGKYVVIEVNTAYMLMGQNLSYTSTMMAGVKQIGEITGKNEKIDAGTKEISNYTLSEEKQTRQSEETVTKTVITTDKNKIILPEFDKSSGWKIHYIENGGFKVTKAYSEYTGKYENFELPYAIYVPNKEILEKNKGNISVVLHMEHAGANDTDPMASLTSSKAAAKMASKELQEKHPAIIIVPQVEENRRSTNDVVSSSEENPAIWELLDSVLKEYKGYINESRIYGTGQSMGGMLLLDMAAQRDNFFAGVAILGSQWSNNYNKEFQNNGTPARSPENDPISFNGFGLDKKNYQNWYYMISDDNVLVHTAADDLMATSLWKTIQEYFKAAGVEIAHDEWDPYLSVEEQNKIDRKMTTRDNTKPGTGINWGEFSKGSHMSTWKYGYQIDYPFEWLFEQRRETAQARGKVEQLKNKWLGRDKDGKIKKGSGTAGLNTAQYTPNGKSDIYTEDWKPYIIVSKLISDIPNAEKIVLNKRTGEKYTKKSYLEMIRKLYNLLSKEEKTKVKNYKDLVKAEK, from the coding sequence ATGAAATTAAATTGTAAAAAGAAACTATATTTTGAAATGATGGTGTTATTTTTAGCAGGAATGGCATTTAGTACTATTTCTGTTGCAAAAACTATGAATAAAAGTAAAATATCAAAATCAATTTTAGCTGATAATGCAATTGTTAATGTTAAATCTTATGGATTTGTAGATTTGGAAGGTGCGAAAACTTCGGCAATTATTGTTGAATATAATCAGAATATTAAGGCAGATTCTGTGGATAAAAGTGATTATGAGATTATAGATTATGCGATTTACAGTGAGAAAAAAGATGGCTTTGAGAAAACTGTGGAAATTGATAGAGATGGTACGAAAGGAAATGAAGGACAAATAACGAGAGTTTATGTTAATAATAAGCCGGAAATTTCTAAAAATGGAGGTACTAAAGAAGGAAAATATGTTGTTATTGAAGTGAATACAGCATATATGCTTATGGGACAGAATTTATCCTATACGAGTACAATGATGGCCGGTGTAAAACAGATAGGGGAAATTACTGGGAAAAATGAGAAAATTGATGCAGGAACAAAAGAAATTTCAAATTATACTTTATCAGAAGAAAAACAGACAAGACAATCTGAAGAAACTGTTACAAAAACAGTAATTACAACAGATAAAAATAAAATTATTTTACCAGAATTTGATAAGAGTAGTGGCTGGAAAATACATTATATTGAAAATGGAGGATTTAAAGTGACTAAAGCATATAGTGAATATACTGGAAAATATGAGAATTTTGAGTTACCTTATGCAATTTATGTTCCAAATAAAGAAATTTTAGAAAAAAATAAAGGAAATATTTCAGTTGTTCTTCATATGGAACACGCAGGAGCAAATGATACTGATCCAATGGCTTCGCTAACTTCTTCAAAAGCGGCGGCAAAAATGGCAAGTAAAGAACTTCAAGAGAAACATCCAGCAATAATCATTGTTCCACAAGTTGAAGAAAATCGTCGTTCTACTAATGATGTTGTTTCTTCGAGCGAAGAAAATCCAGCAATTTGGGAACTTTTGGATTCCGTTTTGAAGGAATATAAAGGATATATTAATGAAAGCCGTATTTATGGGACTGGGCAATCTATGGGAGGCATGCTTCTTTTAGATATGGCGGCACAAAGAGATAATTTTTTTGCGGGAGTGGCAATTTTAGGCTCTCAGTGGTCTAATAATTATAATAAAGAATTTCAGAATAATGGTACACCGGCACGTTCACCAGAAAATGACCCAATCAGCTTTAATGGATTCGGACTTGATAAAAAGAACTATCAGAACTGGTATTACATGATTTCAGACGATAATGTACTTGTTCATACAGCTGCGGATGATTTGATGGCAACAAGTTTGTGGAAAACGATTCAGGAATATTTTAAGGCTGCAGGAGTTGAAATTGCTCATGATGAATGGGATCCCTATCTTTCTGTTGAAGAACAAAATAAAATTGATAGAAAAATGACAACTCGTGATAATACAAAACCAGGTACTGGAATTAACTGGGGAGAATTTAGCAAGGGATCGCACATGTCGACTTGGAAATACGGGTATCAAATTGATTATCCTTTTGAGTGGCTATTTGAGCAAAGACGGGAAACTGCTCAAGCTCGTGGAAAAGTGGAACAGTTAAAAAATAAATGGCTTGGTCGTGATAAAGATGGAAAAATTAAAAAGGGTTCAGGAACTGCTGGATTGAACACAGCTCAGTATACGCCTAATGGAAAAAGTGATATTTACACAGAAGATTGGAAGCCTTATATTATTGTGAGTAAATTGATAAGTGATATTCCGAACGCTGAAAAAATAGTATTGAATAAGAGAACTGGCGAAAAATATACGAAAAAATCATATTTAGAAATGATTCGTAAATTATATAATTTACTTTCAAAAGAAGAAAAAACAAAAGTTAAAAATTATAAAGATTTAGTAAAGGCTGAAAAATAG